A single window of Pseudomonas lutea DNA harbors:
- a CDS encoding MarR family winged helix-turn-helix transcriptional regulator, with translation MNLDTLQMRITGGVVAASRQWRRVCQTTLINVGVTEACAGPLLMIARLGEGVRQVTVAQACGLESPSLVRLLDQLCKAGLVQRTEDPTDRRAKALSLTDQGRALANSIEEELIRLRRDIFGNVDPADLEATLRVFNAIALATPMTPEASS, from the coding sequence ATGAACCTCGACACCTTGCAAATGCGCATCACCGGCGGCGTCGTCGCCGCCTCTCGGCAGTGGCGCCGTGTGTGCCAGACCACGCTGATCAACGTCGGGGTGACCGAGGCCTGTGCCGGCCCGCTGTTGATGATCGCCCGACTGGGTGAAGGCGTTCGGCAGGTGACGGTGGCCCAGGCCTGCGGGCTCGAAAGCCCTTCTCTGGTGCGCCTGCTCGATCAGCTTTGCAAAGCCGGCCTGGTGCAGCGCACCGAAGACCCCACCGATCGACGCGCCAAGGCCTTGAGCCTCACCGATCAGGGCCGCGCCCTGGCCAATTCGATCGAAGAAGAACTGATCCGCCTGCGCCGCGACATCTTCGGCAACGTCGACCCCGCTGACCTTGAAGCCACGCTGCGGGTGTTCAACGCCATCGCACTGGCTACGCCGATGACCCCGGAGGCCTCGTCGTGA
- a CDS encoding HlyD family secretion protein, giving the protein MKKPLLTLGRVVLTLLVVILAAIVVWRMVMYYMYAPWTRDGHIRADVIQIAPDVSGLIEKVAVSDNQPVKKGQLLFTIDQDRFRLALRQAQATVAERKEIWQQAQRENRRNRSLGNLVAREQLEESQSREARALSALNEAQVAVDSAQLNLDRSVIRSPVDGYLNDRAPRDREFVSAGRPVLSVVDSNSFHIDGYFEETKLDGIHIGSAVDIRVIGDNARLRGHVVSIVAAIEDRDRSSGSNLLPNVNPAFSWVRLAQRIPVRIAFDEVPADFRMIAGRTATVSIIDGDQDNARVDNQPDTSGAPK; this is encoded by the coding sequence ATGAAAAAACCTCTGCTGACGCTGGGCCGCGTGGTCCTCACCCTGCTGGTTGTCATCCTTGCCGCCATCGTCGTCTGGCGCATGGTGATGTATTACATGTACGCGCCGTGGACCCGCGACGGGCATATCCGCGCCGACGTGATCCAGATTGCGCCGGATGTGTCCGGCCTGATCGAAAAGGTTGCGGTGAGCGACAACCAGCCGGTCAAGAAAGGCCAGTTGCTGTTCACCATTGACCAGGACCGCTTTCGTCTGGCCCTGCGTCAGGCGCAGGCCACCGTGGCCGAGCGCAAGGAAATCTGGCAGCAGGCCCAACGCGAGAACCGCCGTAACCGCAGCCTTGGCAATCTGGTGGCCCGCGAGCAACTGGAAGAAAGCCAGTCCCGGGAAGCCCGCGCGCTCTCGGCATTGAATGAAGCGCAGGTGGCGGTCGATTCGGCGCAGCTGAACCTGGACCGCTCGGTGATCCGCAGCCCGGTGGACGGCTACCTTAATGACCGTGCGCCGCGCGACCGCGAGTTCGTCAGCGCCGGGCGCCCCGTGCTCTCGGTGGTCGACAGCAACTCGTTCCACATCGACGGTTATTTTGAAGAAACCAAGCTGGACGGGATTCACATCGGCTCAGCGGTGGACATCCGTGTGATCGGCGACAACGCCCGCCTGCGCGGCCACGTGGTGAGCATCGTTGCGGCCATTGAAGACCGCGACCGCAGCAGCGGCTCGAACCTGCTGCCCAACGTCAACCCGGCCTTCAGTTGGGTACGTCTGGCCCAGCGGATTCCGGTGCGCATCGCCTTCGATGAAGTGCCGGCCGACTTCCGCATGATCGCCGGACGCACCGCGACGGTGTCGATCATCGATGGCGATCAGGACAATGCTCGCGTTGATAATCAGCCCGACACGTCAGGAGCCCCTAAATGA
- a CDS encoding polysaccharide lyase family 7 protein, producing MIDLAIWNLSIPVGIAAATIDTPKLVGGYQDGYFRSGDTLFFWAPVTGSRTDNAKFPRTELRETYANGTVHNWTYSDADNFLRAALAVDQVPSTGKIVIGQIHAYGSTEPLLKLEYQYKEKTKTGNLVVKYRATPTSEPEVIQVATGVLLKQRFTYTIHLTQAGNLTVNAYDMQWGAKLDLSWKGKPLYFKAGVYTQDNAGYATEGGAATFYKLVATHDKKA from the coding sequence ATGATTGATCTCGCTATCTGGAATCTTTCTATACCGGTCGGTATCGCAGCCGCCACCATCGACACGCCAAAACTTGTCGGCGGTTACCAGGATGGTTACTTCCGTTCAGGGGACACTTTGTTCTTCTGGGCGCCGGTTACAGGGTCAAGGACTGACAATGCCAAATTCCCCCGTACTGAACTGCGTGAGACTTACGCCAACGGTACGGTTCACAACTGGACGTACTCTGACGCGGACAATTTCCTGCGTGCGGCGCTGGCCGTGGACCAAGTGCCTTCGACGGGCAAAATCGTCATCGGCCAGATCCACGCCTATGGCAGTACCGAGCCGCTGCTCAAGCTCGAATACCAGTACAAGGAAAAAACCAAGACCGGCAACCTCGTCGTGAAATATCGCGCGACGCCGACTTCCGAGCCCGAAGTCATTCAGGTCGCAACCGGCGTGCTGCTCAAGCAACGCTTCACTTACACCATCCACCTGACTCAGGCCGGCAACCTGACCGTCAATGCCTACGACATGCAGTGGGGCGCCAAGCTCGACCTGTCCTGGAAAGGCAAGCCGCTGTATTTCAAGGCAGGCGTGTACACGCAGGACAATGCCGGCTATGCCACCGAAGGCGGCGCGGCGACGTTCTACAAACTGGTCGCGACCCACGACAAGAAGGCATGA
- a CDS encoding FUSC family protein yields the protein MNGRFKGFFDGVPPGRDWFYGVRTFAASMLALYIALMMELPRPYWAMATVYIVSSPFVAPTSSKALYRAAGTLLGAAASVIVVPMFVQTPFLLAIVIALWTGTLLFLSLHLRTANSYALMLAGYTMPLISFPVVDNPQAVFDIAVSRTEEIFLGIVCAAVVGAMFWPRRLAPVLVDAMGKWFKDASAYSDLFLSRSANPEAVGGLRTAMVGTFNSLELMIGQLPHEGAHRQTVRNAKELRGRMIHLLPVIDALDDALWALERRSPEHVAELAPLLIECRDWVEQTAQGAPVKYWQALHDELDRLQPTPAQIDDRCQLLLSNALYRLREWIDLWQDCRSLQHAIETDDHSPWRAVYRHWRLGRLSPFLDRGMMLYSVATSVSAIIVASVLWILLGWQDGASAVALAAVSCSFFAAMDDPAPQIYRFFFWTMMSVIFASLYLFVVLPNLHDFPMLVLAFSVPFICVGTLTVQPKFYLGTLLTIVNTSSFISIQSAYDADFLNFVNSNLAGPAGLAFAFVWTLIVRPFGTEVAAKRLTRFSWRDIVSLSEEASLAEHRQMGVRMLDRLMQHLPRLAITAQDSTSALREVRVALNMLDLLAYMPRVEPAPRRLLGQVASEVGAHFRACLKARERLPAPKGLLMTMDRARRALTFNSTGDDSARMNLLHALSGLRLALLPGVEIVDVLAEQEEQPPYGIDGAPS from the coding sequence GTGAACGGCAGGTTCAAGGGCTTTTTCGACGGCGTACCGCCCGGCCGCGACTGGTTCTACGGCGTGCGCACCTTTGCCGCCTCCATGCTCGCGCTGTACATCGCGCTGATGATGGAGCTGCCCCGACCATACTGGGCGATGGCGACCGTCTACATTGTTTCGAGCCCGTTCGTGGCACCCACCAGCTCCAAAGCGCTGTACCGCGCCGCCGGCACGCTGCTGGGCGCGGCGGCGTCGGTCATCGTCGTGCCGATGTTTGTGCAGACGCCCTTTTTGCTGGCGATCGTCATTGCCTTGTGGACCGGCACCCTGCTCTTCCTCTCCCTGCACCTGCGCACCGCCAACAGCTACGCGCTGATGCTTGCCGGCTACACCATGCCGTTGATTTCCTTTCCGGTAGTCGACAACCCCCAGGCGGTGTTCGACATCGCTGTGTCGCGCACCGAAGAGATTTTCCTCGGCATCGTCTGCGCCGCTGTCGTAGGCGCGATGTTCTGGCCGCGTCGCCTGGCGCCAGTGCTGGTCGATGCCATGGGCAAGTGGTTCAAGGATGCCTCCGCGTACAGCGACCTGTTCCTCTCGCGCAGCGCCAACCCGGAAGCGGTCGGCGGCCTTCGCACGGCCATGGTGGGCACGTTCAACAGCCTGGAGTTGATGATCGGCCAGTTGCCCCACGAAGGCGCGCACCGCCAGACCGTGCGCAACGCCAAGGAACTGCGCGGGCGGATGATCCACCTGCTGCCGGTTATCGATGCGTTGGACGATGCGCTGTGGGCACTGGAGCGACGCTCTCCCGAGCATGTCGCCGAGCTCGCGCCGCTGTTGATCGAATGCCGCGACTGGGTCGAACAGACCGCCCAGGGCGCGCCGGTCAAGTACTGGCAGGCGCTGCACGACGAACTCGACCGTCTGCAACCGACCCCCGCTCAAATCGACGACCGTTGCCAGCTGTTGCTGTCCAACGCCTTGTACCGCCTGCGTGAATGGATCGACCTGTGGCAGGACTGCCGCAGCCTGCAACACGCCATCGAGACCGATGACCACTCACCGTGGCGTGCGGTTTACCGCCATTGGCGGCTCGGTCGGCTGTCGCCGTTTCTTGACCGCGGGATGATGCTGTATTCCGTGGCGACTTCGGTCAGCGCGATCATCGTGGCATCGGTGTTGTGGATCTTGCTGGGCTGGCAGGATGGCGCCAGTGCCGTCGCGCTGGCGGCCGTCTCGTGCAGCTTCTTCGCCGCCATGGACGACCCGGCGCCGCAGATTTACCGGTTCTTCTTCTGGACGATGATGTCGGTGATCTTCGCCAGCCTTTACCTGTTCGTGGTGCTGCCCAACCTGCACGATTTCCCGATGCTGGTGCTGGCGTTCTCGGTGCCGTTCATCTGCGTGGGTACGCTGACCGTGCAGCCGAAGTTCTACCTCGGCACGCTGCTGACCATTGTCAACACCTCGTCCTTTATCAGCATTCAGAGCGCCTACGACGCCGACTTCCTCAACTTCGTCAATTCCAACCTCGCGGGGCCGGCGGGCCTGGCGTTCGCCTTTGTCTGGACGCTGATCGTGCGGCCCTTCGGCACGGAGGTGGCGGCCAAGCGCCTGACCCGTTTCAGCTGGCGCGACATCGTTTCCCTCAGCGAAGAGGCTTCGCTGGCCGAACATCGGCAGATGGGCGTGCGCATGCTTGATCGCTTGATGCAACACCTGCCGCGTCTGGCGATCACCGCTCAGGACTCCACCAGTGCGCTGCGTGAAGTACGCGTGGCCTTGAACATGCTGGACCTGCTGGCCTACATGCCACGTGTCGAGCCCGCACCACGTCGGCTGCTCGGCCAGGTGGCCAGTGAAGTCGGTGCGCACTTCCGCGCCTGCCTCAAAGCGCGTGAGCGTTTGCCCGCGCCCAAGGGTCTGTTGATGACCATGGACCGCGCCCGTCGCGCCCTGACCTTCAACAGCACCGGCGATGACAGCGCCCGCATGAACCTGCTGCACGCGTTGAGTGGTCTGCGCCTGGCGCTGCTGCCGGGCGTCGAGATTGTCGATGTGCTCGCCGAGCAGGAAGAACAACCGCCGTATGGCATCGATGGAGCGCCGTCATGA
- a CDS encoding DUF1656 domain-containing protein, whose translation MIGDLDISGIFLPTFLVLMGIAYLIFLVVHAVLTRARFYRLVWHRALFNVGLYALLLGVVDTLSRYLMK comes from the coding sequence ATGATCGGTGATCTGGACATCAGCGGGATCTTCCTGCCGACCTTTCTGGTGCTGATGGGCATCGCGTACCTGATTTTTCTGGTGGTGCACGCCGTGTTGACGCGCGCCCGCTTCTATCGCCTGGTCTGGCACCGGGCTTTGTTCAACGTCGGTCTATACGCACTGCTGCTCGGCGTCGTGGATACCCTTAGTCGATACCTGATGAAATGA